GAGGTTTATGTAAAGTGGTTAGGATTTGATAATTCACACAATTCATGGATACAcaagaataatgtattgtaaaaatttattacaaaataaaaaaagcatatacatacaaataagtcatttatttttataaatatataaatgtaattacaatatatttacactgGTATTTTATAATGCCCCCATGGCAGCGTCTCGGTAGAACCGGGTATAATGTATCGCTTATCGTTGTACGGCCTTAGAGCTATTTTCGTTTCGGACACGGTGTATACCTCGTGTTGTTTGGATCTTATGCAAGCCTGCTGTAGcgtcatttcaatttcgtcgcgCAGACACTGCgtgtaatcgtcgaacgttatCGACCTGGCTACGACGTTACTCTTAACACCTTTAGCCTTTTTCGTATCTTTCTTACCGTTCACTTGCAAGGCGCATCTTTGCTCTAAGCCCGACGAATTTGGTCATTATCGCACCGTTATTTTCGTCTTTCATTAAACCCGGTACTTTTTTATTGGCGAGTGGGATATCGTACGCATTATCGATCGCATAATCGCTTGTGTCAAATCTATGAATGTGGCGCTTCATGATATCATACACATCGTCGCACTCGATGTGATAAATGAGACTGTCCGTATCGGTGTACGTGACTTTACACTTGTCGCGATACAACGGTAACATGTACTCGTGATGAAATTCGTACAAACATGTCTTGGATATATCGAGGATGCACATACCCATGTAGATTGGTTTGTCGAATTTCACCTCGagttttcgtatttttattgCTACTAAATTTTCCGAAAAGACGCTTTGACTATGAAAATTTGGTTTCGCGATCATTGCTTCCGCGCCGTATCTACCCTCCCAATGAGTCACGAGTCGCACGTCAACGTGATTGCGCACATTCTCCATGGTTTTGCCAAACACTGCATTGttcatcaatttgtataaatttttctcgaaatcattCTTAGCCAATGTTCTAAATTTCGTATTGAGGTCTATATAATCGCGAAGTCATGGAGATTGCGCGAATTTCAATATGCGGTGAATCTTTGATATACGAAGACCGAGTACACTGCTGCAGGTTGCGATAATGTATGACATAACGTTTCTTATCGTATAATGTTGCGAGGAGCTTGTCCTGCCGCTTACCGGGtggtttatcgcgcgtcggacaAAACGGTAGGTCAGTGTGCACGTCGTGAAGATGTTGCGGATACTCCAACTCGACTTCGAGAATATAGCCTATCGAGGAATCCAACGCGACAtccataacattaaaatcggttaCGTCGTCGACCCATTGGAAATCTGCGTATGGCAATGGTTGGCACATTGCCCAGCCGTATAAGTTGTTTACGTCAAAATACATCAGTtacgacgacggtttcgaTGGATCGTACGACTGCATGTACTTGTTGTTGGCCGCGTTATCTGTTTGAACATTGACTCAAACCGCCGCGTataccgcgttcgataaacatgaccatgtcaatgtcgGTGAGCAGTTCAAAATTGATACGCGTATGCTTCAACATAGCATCCCACGTAAAACCCGgtagagtataataatacgcgGGATCGAGTCCATAATTCGCGACGAaactatcgcgaaaattttcaaagatatcggccaacagcaagacatcGGTCTTGAGATATAAATCGCTGTAGTCACCGAGCGTTTGAATGGAAAACCGCTGTCAGACGTTgacggcgtgcgcgtaatcgctcttggatacggtgtcacctgtcaatgaactgtaaaacgagtcgcgcgtgtcagcaaatcaaaattttctgcggataatttacaaaattcgcgttgtaatatttgcaatttattctTGCTGAGATAAAATGCCAATTTGTCGAGACTCGCGGTGAAAAACTTGTACGAATCAATAAATCGCAATTTGACGCaagttttcttatctttatcttcggTGCTTTGAACGTTTTTTGTAAACGAAATGTATTTTCCTTTTGTGATTAGGAATAAGTCTACATGTCCTTCGTACGCTGTTGCTATTtccgttataataaaatgtgcatcgtatcccgataaattatgaaacactATGGGAATGCAATGCAAATCTTTGTAGTTCAGATTACAATTAGAATGCGCAGGACCTCTGTATCGGCCGGTCAGGTGACAATGGTCGCGTACTCGCACGTCGTCTGGCTCGAACGGTTCTTCGCACACGTGACAGTGCGTTGCGCTGTTAAATTTttcccactcgtctcgcgtaAAATCTGCCATGGGTATATTAGTAGACAAGATGGTCTTTACATCGTGAGCTAAACGTCTTAGCTCCTCggcgaaccacgcgacgcaatccttatcgcgacgaaaccgATACATTGATAACGACTCGTCGTACGAGCAACGCACATAGTATCCTATGCTAAATACGCGATGGTGCTGATATGTGTACCTGGTCGTTTCCGGATCCGGTTCCATCTTCTCCAGGGTACATTCCAGGTCGGTGTATACAATAAACGGAACTCGTTCCTTCCTGTTGTGATTCTTAAAGGCCAACCACTTGTCGTTATCGCTCGGTAACTTGATCGCGCAGTCGTTTATCTCCTGACAGTCGACGGTGTGGGCTTCCAATTTCTCGCTCGTGTAGAAATAGTGCAAAcatctgtaaataataaaattttttatatatcttttacgtaaaaattattttttatttttatttagatgtATACTCACTGATcacaaaagtattttttgttCCTATTCTTGCTCAATTGCGAGCTCACAAGGCGGGATAGGTTCTTAATCCATACAAAATGTCCCACGTTGTCGTCATGCATGTACAGCAGATTTACATGTTTGTCTATCTTTCGATCAGTAACCTGTATTGGCAAGATAGCAatttccttgttttttttctcgatgctGTACACATTGATGGAGATGTtgtgattttcaaaatttttaatttgatccaACGTCATTGGAAACTCAATGTCCGTAAAATTTAGCACCGACGTGTAATGAGGATACGACGATTCCCGATATGTGTGTTCCTCAACTGGATGCAGAGCAGCCACCACTGACCATGCGAAACATGCATTGTTCCTTGATCGCACGTTTATCACCGCTCTCTTCGTTTTAATTTCTCGCGGTATTTCCACAAAACACCCCGCGTGCAAtggattatatttgtttacgTTAACAGTcaagtatacgcgacaacgcccatccgcTATCACGTTCCTGGAATTCTTCCAGCGTTGCTAGAGTAAGCTCGATGACGTGTCGTTTGTACCACTCACACAGATCGGACTCACGAAAGAGTTCATAGTTTCTTGTAGCGATACTTTTATTTGCGCGTTTGTCACCCGCAACAAATTCGCCATTAAACATTGTGTTCATCTTTACATTGTCGTGTCGTTGCATGATGTTCCGCATATGAATGAGTACAATTTCTCTCGCGTCTTTGAGAAATTGACGAGGGTCAATGTGTTTGGAATTTATTACCACACCAGTCAGTATACGACTTTCAAAAGCCGTATCTATCTCGCGCCATCTGAGTCCTGTCTCGCTCGCATTGTATCCGGCACCCACATGCACGAAACGTTGACGTACCAAGTCTTTCAGACCTTCGAGTCGTGCGATACAGGCGACCAACGACTGTTTGAGACCGATCGATGACTGTTTAAAATCGATCGATAATTGTGGCCATTTAATTCGGCTTTGTTCTTCCAACAATTCGATAATCTCGTCGCATCGTTGCTCCCACGCGGCAAAGTCTTCCTTCGAATTTAATAGGGTGGATTGGTCCAACAACTCTTGCTCCATGTTATTGCACGATCCTTTTTCTGACACAATTTGTTGTACTCACGACTTCCAATTCTCGACTACTGAGCATATCCCCCagattattcattttatattctactaatAATGCATCGTTtgcttttttatcatatctaatttcaccGTGATCTCAGTAGCtgtacatcggcgctatttgcaaaatttgcagtttttcACGTGTGCGATGAAATCATTGCGAGACACGTATGTTCTTGAAAACGATATCGCGCCATTGACTTTCGGTGATATGATCTGTATCAATGCAGCGGTCGTACATTggcgctatttgcaaaatttgcagttttgcacgtgttcgatgaaatcatcgcgagacacgtcgcgacatgttcttgaaaacaatatcgctccattgacttatgcgaaattgcaaaatttgcagttttgcacgtgttcgataaaatcatcgcgagacacgtatgttcttgaaaaaatcatatttgatgCTATTGCCCGATGAGAGAGATGATCTCATCACGAATGTTCTTGACAAAGATATCacatttaacatatatgtGGATTGTGGTGGTGCAGCAGCCGTACATTGGCGCTATTTGCAAGattcgtatttttatatgtataaatgttctATGAGAATTCTAGCGCGCGCAGTCGAGAGTTTGATACGGTTCGAGTACGTCGCAAGCAGCCTCCAGTTACGATGAACACTCACGGTGCGAACTGCTACTACGTTCCGATTCAGGATAAAGCGTGCGAGAAACAGCACAATGAGTAAGTACCGCTAATTTTCGTACATacttatgcaaaaaaaaaccttttataaacataattgtatttttttcagttttgataAACCTCGCTACACGCCTCGTATCTTGCAAAGAAGATTTGCATTGACATCAACagcgtataaatttttggatgttgGAATCAACGTGGGACCTATGTCCTCTGTGGATATACTTATCGGCGATAACCGAGGCAATCGGATAATTCTGCCTCATGCTACGTGGGTGATATTTATCGAAAAACGTGCAGATATTCAGTGACTCGTGCAGTCACCGGCGCCATCATCGCTAGCGTTTCGAAATTTGGAACTCGTTAAAATACGTGACgcataatattgtaaaattgacatcGTGCGCCACCAGCCTGTACATGAAACCGTCAACCGTACTTTTCTTGTTCGAACTAGAACATTGCGTCgagaatgtgtattttcaactatgCCAAAATGTTCATGgcgtaagtaaaaaatttaaacaatttgtgACCGTTTTACGCCAAAATTGTATCACCGATAAATGTAATGCAGTTAGAATCTTGcgtgaattttatgataaaaattcaattattgatTGTGAACTGTTGGCGTATGCTGcagataatattatacacgatGTATTAcatgagaaataaatgtatattaaaatgcatatcattgtatctaaaattatctttccTTCTGTCTACCGTTCCCTTGTCCACCGTCAGCGGTTTAGAATTACAGAACTCTTGATAAGAATGCACGTGCCGCACTTGTCGCGCGATCATTAAACGTTTTCTCTCATCTGtctcatataaattattaaatattcttcctcttatttccaataaataaatcacttaaaataatataaaaatgatctAACTATAATGGGACCGCGCGAACAAGAAGACGCGCGCGAACGGGGGCCGGGAGCGAGAAGACGCGCGCGAACGGGGGACAGGGGCGCGAGAAAACATCTACGAGggggagataacgcgagcgggagtgtgtgacgtcacgcggaccgACGCGGCCGTTGcacgcggactccgcggcgcggtGAAAACGCGGACTCCTCCCTCGCGGCGCCcaaaaacgcgaacgcggtaCCCCCGCGCGGACTCGCGGCGCGGAACAGCGGcgcgggtgagtcatcccggtgagtcatcccgatgagtcatcccggtgagtcatccaggtgagtcatcccggtgagtcatacatgtgagtcatcccggtgagtcGTACATGTGGTATGCCAAGGTCACCCCTCCTTTCCCTCGTAATCCAATTCCCCTgttgtgacgtgacatttgtcacgtcCGCCGCCCAGACgatagctcggccgaggggaaggTCAGGGATGGCGCCTCGACTCGGGTCGAGAAAGGGCTACCCGCGTTAACTAACCTTTTTTGAGAGACATTCCGTAGGGATGACAGGTGGTGCTGGAGCGTGGGATCACGACCAGATGTAACGACGATAGTCGCGACGAGGGAGAAACGGGCGCTCGGAGGACGCACGGCGGAGTGGTCGGCCGACGGGCGGGCCACCGGGACCTGCCGCTGGAAAAGCGCCGGGAATGCCCCGCACAGCGTAACACGGCCCCGCCGCAGCATGAACACGGGTGCGCCACCGCGACTGCAGCGCGGGTGGACGACCCACACACTCACCCGACGGCGCCCCAAGGGCCGAGCGGCGCCGCCACGGCCTGGCCAGCCGGGCGGAAAACCGCGAGGGTTGCAGCCAAGTCAAACGGGCCgcgggaaaatggcggaaatcGTCTGCAACGTCGCGAACAGGGCGACACACACGACCAATCGGTGGGGCGGAAGAACCGCGAGCTTGAGGGCGCAAGTGCGGGGGTCCGGCGTGGTCCCGCCGAGCCGGCCGCTCCTCACTGTCGATCTAGCCGCGGACGAGGAGCCACCCCTGGAGGAGCGCCCCCGACGCCGCCGAGCAGCAGCGAGCAGCCGAATTGTAAGATCTCCACTCCGGTGCTGCCTATTCATTGAGGGCTCGATCTCGGTCGCGACACGGTGCCAGAAAGGCGTATATCGAGTAGATTACTGTGTGACTCGGCCTGATTACGTGTCGTACTTAGCTACCGGCTCCCGCCGTTGTGGATGCCGGGAAGATTATCGCGGTTGTTTGTCGGGATCGCGGGCACGTGGCCGGCCGAGATCGTAGCCAGAAACAGTAAGAGCCCTACTCAAAAGCTTGCGAATGATCGGCAGTCAATTCGCGTATATCGTCGTGCGTGTCTTGTGAATCGTGGACGGAGGTGTGCCGCGGGCGGCACGCTCCGGTGCATATTGTGTTTAGTGTTGCGTATTAGAGTATACTGTGGCGTTTCGCGTACGGAAGTCCCGGGTGCGTGTCGGGAGGGACCGCGCCGGGCACCTGTTTTGCGTATTTGGGTATATTGTCGCGTGTCGCATACGGAAGTCCCGTGTGCGTGTCAGGAGGGACCGCGCCGGGCACCTTGGGGTGCATTGGGGTGCATCGCGAGCCTCGCGGATATCTTGCGCCGTGTGTGCGGGCAAATATCGTCGCGTCTGCTCAAAAAGGAATCTCGCGAGCGCGCCATTGTCTGGCGTTGCATATATTGTGTCGTGCGTGTGCGAGTCGTGTATGTCGAGCGTGTGAGGATTGTTACGTCGAGTGTATGAGAATCGTTTGCGTCGGGCGTGTAAGAATCGCCGAGCGTTCGGGATCCGGAGATTAAGGCGTGGGCGGATTGGCGTTATCGCGGGGTCGCGCTTAGAATCGAGATTGCGGGGCCCGCTCGAGAGCTTCGCTCGCGAAGGGAGCCTCGCGAACGTGAACATCACGCACTTCGCGCGTGCTGTAACGGCCGATCCGAGTACCGCGGTGGTACCGGCCTCGGTTTCCCGATACGATTTGTTCGCTTATTGAAGGAAATATCTctcattaatattgtttatcgtcgggctttatttttgtgtgttgCTTGCGTCACGCTCCTTCTCCACCTTCATCCCTTTCACGCGGAGCTACGCCTGAGCTTGTGGCGAGACTAAGGAGGAAAACGCTATCGAGACGTGGTGCGCGTCtataatcgcacctggcgcccaatcgaATGGTATCGCCCAAGACCTCAGATACGGGAATTACGGTAAGAGAAGTGACTTCGTTATCCCCTTGGAGCTATCGTCCGGTGGTCCGCAGATTAATTTGCAGCCGCGCCCCCTCGGCCAGCGAGACCGAGGGAAATCGGGTTGCactgtgtaacccgatacccccTCCCCCTCACCTCCGCGGTACCCCCCCTCACCCCCTCAGATCCCTGGCCTAGAACTAACATAGCTTACCTACTCCcattatatctttgaaaaagatATCTCTGCAACATTTGCATACGATTATATGCAAGTCGATTTACAGTtagttcttatattttataaagatcaaATCAAGTTTATTTGTAGCCAATAATACAATTTGAGAGGACTTGGATCCCGTACTGATTCGTCCTGGCGAAAGCCACACGCCGCGAGGggacttagaaaatttttgcttGGGCGGCGCCGAAAGTAACGACCGCGGCGCGAAAGCAACTCGCCGTGAggagatttaaaaaacttttgcTAGGGTTGCGCCGGAGGTAACGATCGCGACACGAAATCAACATGCCGCAAGGGGACTTAAAAAACTTTTGCTCGGGCGAGCGCTAGTAACATGCGCTGCCGCGATACGGCTACATGCGCCAGTACCTTCTCGTAAGCAAAAATCCTTACGCACTAGGATAAAAGGCGAACCTATGAGATACTTGgttctaatatttttcgtgaTACCTCCGAGATATCACAGTGCAGAGATGGCAAAGTGtacattttatgttctttctgAGACAGAAACTGGATCAGAAGATTTTTGATAAATCCTTTTTGGATAAATCATGAAgaattctttcttatttttcttcagaTACAAGTTAGCGTTTagatatagttttatattggAATAGTATCTaagcataattaaatttattgcaaatttttataaaaagaacttCTTTTATATCTGAAGAAGGAGTCAGAATTGGtgacataaaaatgaatttcttTTGAACTCTTAAGAGTCATTTTATTAAGGATGTATCACACGTACAATCTTAGACAAAAgtgcatgaaatttgaaatacttgaatatctaCGCCTAACGCATAGTAAATCTAGATGTAAGATACTCAAATGATAGTAggagtcttatttttactcctagaaaagtattttttactttataaatgttttttccgtattatttgcgatttttgtaatttatgagccTAAACTTTTGGCAGTGAAAATGCCCTGATTTCAACTTCATAACgtcaaattatttcaaagcAAAAGACATTATTCAGCAGTGCTGATAAACAAATGTGACTTTAATAACgtcaaaaaagataaatatgtatcatataaacgataattttgaatattatttattataaacattgttATGCGACTCTCTCAAAAGAGACGTGACAACGCTGTATGACTCGATTCACGTAGGTTGGCAGCCTTGCAAGACTTGACGCGAGCTCCGAGGTTATATCTGtcgtttacatttttacaatgtCAGACAAAAGTTATCGGTGGAAAGGAAAATTAGTGACAAAAGCCCTTTATGAAAAAAGACTCGCTCAACGAAAAGCTGGAATAGAAACGTGCAATAAGCGAAGAAAAGTTTCGACTGAACCGGAGGAAAGTAATCCCATAACCAATGAAGATGTGGAACAACAAACAAATGTCATCGATGGACGACGTATTGTCGATTTGAACATCTTGGGACAGCAATTATGGTGTTGTTCTTGTACCGAAGCTCTTTCTCTACAGTACATAGAAAGTGAGATACGAAGTGGCTTGGGTTCTCTATTTCTAGTACGGTGTCATAAGTGCCTCGTCGTGAATAAAGTTTGCACAGGCACGCAACAATATACCGATAAACACAGCCCTCGCTTCGACATCAATTCGGAAGCAACATTAGGTAATACTTTATGACAGATTATTGTGCttctattgttattaattttataattactatttattatttgtacatattgaatttttcgctCTGCAGGTATCCTACATTGTGGTTTAGGATGGACACACTTCCAAAAAATGCTAGCATGCATGAACGTACCATGTAtgaattttaacacatttaaaaaatatgaacaagAAGTGGGAGTTGCTGCGGAGGAAGTAGCGAATGAAAGTTGCGTAGAAGCCACTGCGCTGGAAAGAAAACTCACTATCGAAAATGCTGAGAGCATcgaaaagttattgtaaatgactacatcttttataaaatagcatattttacgttaatatttatatattcatatttttgaattctaattgtaaatatgaGTCATTCAATTTGTGTTTACTGTTTGAAAACATAAAGTAATTCggcttttatattttcaatggTTATTTACAAATCAGGTTATTTACAAATCACagttatttacaaattagttatttacaaattagttatttacaaattaggTTATTTACACATtagattatttacaaattaaattatttataaataataattattttgatcaaCGTTCTTCGATGTAGAATGTATTATGTAATCTAAGCTCTCTTCGAATCCTAATTACACACTTATTAAaactgagaaaaataatataaaaacaaaccTATGTGTATTTACTCTTCTTTTCAGGCCTGAACAGTTCCAatccaattttataattaattctcgaCCGCAAAATGATCCTATTCCTACCTGTATTGAATCCGAACCTGAACAAGAACCTACTGTTACTTTCAACGATGTAATCCGCGTTGCAGTGTCATACGATATGGGATGGAGTACGCGAGGTGCAGGTCGAAATTACGACAGCTTGAATGGCTTCGGTGCCATTGTTGGTCACCGTAGCGGAATGATTTTAGATTATTCAACATGTAATCGGATGTGCAAAAAATGCAATGCAACCGATCAACCTCCGGATCACGATTGCCGCAAAAATTTTGATGGTTCGGCGAAAGCTATGGAGCCTCACGTCGCTAAGAAACTCATTGTCAATAGCAGCATACTTAGGGCCCAAAATGTAGAAGTGGGTGTACTCATAGGAGACGATGACAGCACAACCAATGCAGTATGCCAAGCTGCCAGCAAACATTCCATCGTGAAACAATCCGATATGAACCACACATCAAACGGCgtcaaaaaaagattatacacGATTCAAAAAAACCATAAAGAACTTACAAAAAACTGCATTACATATCTCCACCGGTGCTTCACGTACGCTATGTGTCAGAATAAAGGTAACAGCAGAGCGATGGCTGATGCAATCCGTAAAATTCCGTACCACGCTATAAACGACCATAGTAAATGTGGCCACTGGTGTGGTTTCATTCAGGACAAGGAAAATTACGAGCACAGAATCATTCCAGGAGAAATTCGGGAGACGGGACTGTTCGAGGCACTTCGAGAAATCTTTGACAAGCTGGCCAATAATGCCGTAAAATTTTCGGCGGGTGCATCGAGTAATACCAACGAAAGCCTAAACGCAACTATGGCTAGCAAAGCTCCAAAATCTCGATGTTACAGTAAAACTGCGTCCGCCGACTTCCGATTCGCTTGCACAGTTGGCCAGAAAAACATCGGGGAAGGATACACGCAAGCGATACAGAAAAAGCTGGGCAAATCGCCGGGCAAGCACCATTCGCGACATGTTGCAGCGTCacaaaaaattctccaaaGGCGACGGCAATTGATGAAGACATCAGCTTACAAGAAACGACGTATGCATTTGAAAAAGCTGCGGGCGGCTTTACGTCATAGAAAGGAAAACGTCAAAGGCATCACTTATCAGAGCAATGTCGATCTTTTAAATGAACTTGCAGAGGAAGACAAGACAGATCTAGAGGAAGAAGACAATAATGACATTGCTATTGTTCTATTAGATTTAGAAACATCCGGCTTCGAAATGAATTGCGACATCCTCCAAATTGCCGCAAAATATGGCAAAAATTCGTTCGATATTTATGTTAACCCGGTTCAAGATATTTCTGTGAGTGCCAGTCAGGCGAATGGTCTAACGAGCTGTTACGGAGAACTCATGTACAATGGTCGACAAGTTCCATCTGTGCCGATAAGAGCTGCGTTGGGAAGCTTACATGGGTGGCTAACATCGCTCGGAAAAAAGTGTTGCATTGCTACACATAATCTTTCA
The Temnothorax longispinosus isolate EJ_2023e chromosome 7, Tlon_JGU_v1, whole genome shotgun sequence DNA segment above includes these coding regions:
- the LOC139815800 gene encoding uncharacterized protein; this encodes MTLDQIKNFENHNISINVYSIEKKNKEIAILPIQVTDRKIDKHVNLLYMHDDNVGHFVWIKNLSRLVSSQLSKNRNKKYFCDQCLHYFYTSEKLEAHTVDCQEINDCAIKLPSDNDKWLAFKNHNRKERVPFIVYTDLECTLEKMEPDPETTRYTYQHHRVFSIGYYVRCSYDESLSMYRFRRDKDCVAWFAEELRRLAHDVKTILSTNIPMADFTRDEWEKFNSATHCHVCEEPFEPDDVRVRDHCHLTGRYRGPAHSNCNLNYKDLHCIPIVFHNLSGYDAHFIITEIATAYEGHVDLFLITKGKYISFTKNVQSTEDKDKKTCVKLRFIDSYKFFTASLDKLAFYLSKNKLQILQREFCKLSAENFDLLTRATRFTVH
- the LOC139815803 gene encoding uncharacterized protein, with the protein product MSDKSYRWKGKLVTKALYEKRLAQRKAGIETCNKRRKVSTEPEESNPITNEDVEQQTNVIDGRRIVDLNILGQQLWCCSCTEALSLQYIESEIRSGLGSLFLVRCHKCLVVNKVCTGTQQYTDKHSPRFDINSEATLGILHCGLGWTHFQKMLACMNVPCMNFNTFKKYEQEVGVAAEEVANESCVEATALERKLTIENAESIEKLL